One Cupriavidus taiwanensis LMG 19424 DNA segment encodes these proteins:
- a CDS encoding O-acetylhomoserine aminocarboxypropyltransferase/cysteine synthase family protein — protein sequence MRLETLAVHGGYSPDPTTRAVAVPIYQTVAYAFDNAQHGADLFDLKVAGNIYSRIMNPTNDVLEQRLAALEGGVGALALASGMAAITYAIQTIAEAGDNIVSSSQLYGGTYNLLAHTLPQSGIETRFADGRNPSSFGDLIDARTKAVFVESVGNPLGNVVDIAAIARVAHNHGVPLIVDNTVPSPYLCRPFEHGADIVVHSLTKYLGGHGNSVGGAIVDSGKFPWAQHKARFRRLNEPDVSYHGVVYTEALGPAAYIGRARVVPLRNTGAALSPFNAFLILQGIETLALRLDRITENALAIARHLQQHAKVAWVNFAGLPDHPDHALVQQYLGGRGPGILSFGLKEGGREGGARFLDALQLFTRLVNIGDAKSLATHPASTTHRQLNAEELQAAGVSEDMVRLSIGIEHIDDLIEDLDRALAAA from the coding sequence ATGAGACTCGAAACCCTGGCCGTCCACGGCGGCTATTCGCCCGATCCCACCACGCGCGCGGTGGCCGTGCCCATCTACCAGACCGTGGCGTACGCCTTCGACAACGCCCAGCATGGCGCCGACCTGTTCGACCTGAAGGTGGCCGGCAACATCTACAGCCGCATCATGAACCCGACCAACGACGTGCTCGAGCAGCGCCTGGCCGCGCTCGAGGGCGGCGTGGGCGCGCTGGCGCTGGCGTCGGGCATGGCGGCGATCACCTATGCGATCCAGACCATTGCCGAGGCCGGCGACAACATCGTCTCGTCCAGCCAGCTCTACGGCGGCACCTACAACCTGCTGGCGCACACGCTGCCGCAGTCCGGCATCGAGACGCGCTTTGCCGACGGCCGCAATCCGTCCAGCTTCGGCGACCTGATCGATGCGCGCACCAAGGCCGTGTTTGTCGAGTCGGTGGGCAACCCGCTCGGCAACGTGGTCGATATCGCCGCGATCGCGCGCGTGGCGCACAACCACGGCGTGCCGCTGATCGTCGATAACACGGTGCCGTCGCCCTACCTGTGCCGGCCGTTCGAGCATGGTGCGGATATCGTCGTGCATTCGCTGACGAAGTACCTCGGCGGCCACGGCAACAGCGTCGGCGGCGCCATCGTCGACAGCGGCAAGTTCCCGTGGGCGCAGCACAAGGCGCGCTTCCGGCGCCTGAACGAGCCGGACGTGTCGTACCACGGCGTGGTCTATACGGAAGCGCTGGGGCCGGCGGCCTATATCGGCCGCGCGCGCGTGGTACCGCTGCGCAATACCGGCGCGGCGCTGTCGCCGTTCAACGCCTTCCTGATCCTGCAGGGCATCGAGACCCTGGCGCTGCGGCTGGACCGGATCACCGAGAACGCGCTGGCGATCGCGCGCCACCTGCAGCAGCATGCCAAGGTGGCGTGGGTCAATTTTGCCGGTCTGCCGGATCACCCCGACCACGCGCTGGTGCAGCAATACCTGGGCGGCCGCGGACCCGGCATCCTGTCGTTCGGCCTGAAGGAGGGCGGCCGCGAGGGTGGCGCGCGTTTCCTCGATGCGCTGCAGCTGTTCACGCGGCTGGTCAATATCGGCGATGCCAAGTCGCTGGCCACCCACCCGGCATCGACCACGCACCGCCAGCTCAACGCCGAGGAACTGCAGGCCGCCGGCGTCAGCGAAGACATGGTGCGGCTGTCGATCGGCATCGAGCATATCGACGACCTGATCGAAGACCTGGACCGCGCGCTGGCAGCGGCCTGA
- a CDS encoding LLM class flavin-dependent oxidoreductase, which translates to MSPQKPPRQLHLGAFLQATGHHVAGWRHPGAQADAGRNLAHYIALAQRAEAAGFDALFLADGVAIRGMDDATLPRTARAATFEPLTLLSALAAVTQRIGLVATVSTTYNEPFHVARKFASLDHLSGGRAGWNVVTSWSDAEARNFSLERHPAHADRYARAEEFVDVVTGLWDTWEDDAFLYDKDSGRHFDADKLHTLDHRGAHFQVRGPLNVARPPQGHPVIVQAGSSEAGQELAARTAEVIFTAQQSLADAQAFYRGLKARLARHGRTPDQLKILPGVFPVVGRSEAEAQEKFEALQNLIHPSVGLALLSQHLGGIDLSGYPLDGPLPDNLVEPNGAKSRFQLVTGLARREGLTIRQLCLRVATARGHWSIHGTPQSVADQLQAWFEGEAADGFNVMPPWLPGGLDDFIELVLPELRRRGLFRERYTGTTLREHLGLRRPENLRWQQLEPSLAVGA; encoded by the coding sequence ATGTCACCGCAAAAGCCGCCGCGCCAGCTGCATCTGGGCGCCTTTCTCCAGGCCACCGGGCACCATGTCGCCGGGTGGCGCCATCCCGGCGCGCAGGCCGATGCCGGGCGCAACCTGGCGCACTACATCGCACTGGCGCAGCGCGCCGAGGCCGCGGGGTTCGATGCGCTGTTCCTGGCGGACGGCGTCGCCATCCGCGGCATGGACGATGCCACCCTGCCGCGCACCGCGCGCGCCGCCACCTTCGAGCCGCTGACGCTGCTGTCGGCACTGGCGGCGGTGACGCAGCGCATCGGCCTGGTGGCGACCGTCTCCACCACCTACAACGAGCCCTTTCATGTGGCGCGCAAGTTCGCCTCGCTCGACCATCTCAGCGGCGGCCGCGCGGGCTGGAACGTGGTGACGTCGTGGTCGGATGCCGAAGCGCGCAACTTCAGCCTCGAACGTCATCCCGCGCACGCTGACCGCTACGCCCGTGCCGAGGAGTTCGTCGACGTGGTCACCGGGCTGTGGGACACCTGGGAGGACGATGCCTTCCTGTATGACAAGGACAGCGGCCGGCATTTCGATGCGGACAAGCTGCACACGCTGGACCATCGCGGCGCGCACTTCCAGGTGCGCGGGCCACTCAACGTCGCGCGCCCGCCGCAGGGCCATCCGGTGATCGTGCAGGCCGGCTCGTCCGAGGCCGGGCAGGAGCTGGCCGCACGCACCGCCGAGGTCATCTTCACCGCGCAGCAGTCGCTGGCGGATGCGCAGGCCTTCTATCGCGGCCTGAAAGCGCGGCTCGCGCGCCATGGCCGCACGCCCGACCAGCTCAAGATCCTGCCGGGCGTGTTCCCGGTGGTGGGCCGCAGCGAGGCCGAGGCACAGGAGAAGTTCGAAGCGCTGCAAAACCTGATCCATCCGTCGGTGGGGCTGGCCCTGCTGTCGCAGCACCTGGGCGGGATCGACCTGAGCGGCTATCCGCTGGACGGCCCGTTGCCCGACAACCTGGTCGAGCCGAACGGCGCCAAGAGCCGCTTCCAGCTGGTTACCGGCCTGGCCCGGCGGGAAGGGCTCACCATCCGCCAGCTGTGCCTGCGCGTGGCCACCGCGCGCGGCCACTGGTCGATCCACGGCACGCCGCAGTCCGTCGCCGACCAGCTGCAGGCGTGGTTCGAAGGCGAGGCCGCCGACGGCTTCAATGTCATGCCACCGTGGCTGCCGGGCGGGCTCGATGATTTCATCGAACTGGTGCTGCCGGAGCTGCGCCGGCGCGGGCTTTTCCGCGAGCGCTATACGGGCACCACGCTGCGCGAGCACCTGGGGCTGCGCCGGCCGGAGAACCTGCGCTGGCAGCAGCTCGAACCGTCGCTCGCGGTCGGAGCATGA
- a CDS encoding lysylphosphatidylglycerol synthase domain-containing protein, whose product MTGAEALSAIRQHAHWPAWRRAIGILFIAAVLALIARKLGTIDWNAVLEALRGFDARTLLPAAGFVALSGLLYSQFDVLGCRYAGHPLPLRRVMAISYVSYTLSLNLGATLGGAGVRYRLYSRAGLSAPQIWSLFVVVVTTNWLGYAVLAGAILAGELVVLPPEWGIPAALTRVLGMLMLAIPAAYLAACALWHGRHRTVRDHDIYMPTVRFAALQCALSAAHWMSMGAILYALLHTHATYFTVLGVLLASGLAGVVVRIPGGLGVIETVFLTMLGDQVPHGLLLAALIAYRALYYLIPLMIGSVGYFVLEARGKRGDEEAVK is encoded by the coding sequence ATGACGGGAGCCGAGGCCCTGTCCGCCATCCGCCAGCATGCACACTGGCCGGCCTGGCGCCGTGCCATCGGCATCCTGTTCATTGCCGCCGTGCTGGCGCTGATCGCGCGCAAGCTGGGCACCATCGACTGGAACGCGGTGCTGGAAGCGCTGCGCGGCTTCGATGCGCGCACGCTGCTGCCGGCAGCCGGATTCGTCGCGCTGAGCGGGCTGCTGTACAGCCAGTTCGACGTGCTCGGCTGCCGCTATGCCGGGCACCCGCTGCCGCTGCGCCGGGTGATGGCGATCTCCTATGTCAGCTACACGCTCAGCCTCAACCTTGGCGCCACGCTCGGCGGCGCCGGCGTGCGCTACCGCCTGTATTCGCGCGCGGGCCTGAGCGCGCCGCAGATCTGGAGCCTGTTCGTGGTGGTGGTCACGACCAACTGGCTCGGCTATGCGGTGCTGGCGGGCGCCATCCTCGCCGGCGAACTGGTGGTGCTGCCGCCGGAGTGGGGCATTCCCGCGGCGCTGACGCGGGTGCTGGGCATGCTGATGCTGGCGATCCCCGCCGCTTACCTGGCGGCGTGCGCACTCTGGCACGGCCGCCACCGCACCGTGCGCGACCACGACATCTATATGCCCACGGTGCGCTTCGCGGCGTTGCAATGCGCGCTGTCGGCGGCCCACTGGATGTCGATGGGCGCTATCCTGTACGCGCTGCTGCATACGCATGCGACGTATTTCACGGTTCTTGGCGTGCTGCTGGCGTCCGGGCTGGCGGGCGTGGTGGTGCGCATCCCTGGCGGGCTCGGCGTGATCGAGACGGTGTTCCTGACCATGCTTGGGGACCAGGTGCCGCACGGACTGCTGCTCGCGGCGCTGATCGCGTATCGGGCGCTGTATTACCTGATTCCGTTGATGATCGGATCGGTGGGCTATTTCGTGCTGGAGGCGCGGGGCAAGCGTGGTGACGAGGAAGCGGTGAAGTGA